Below is a genomic region from candidate division KSB1 bacterium.
GAGCTTCAAGAGGTAGACTATCGATTTCATCCAGAAATAAAGTGCCTCCTTCGGCTTCTGCAACAATCCCATTCTGATTATTGTGTGCACTGGTAAATGCTCCCTTGCGGTGGCCAAATAGCTCATTCTCAATAAGGCTTGTGGGAATTGCACCACAGTTAACCGAAATGAATGGTTGATTTGATCTATTACTTAGAAAATGAATGGCTCTTGCACACAATTCTTTGCCAACACCAGTTTCACCTGTCAAGAGAATGGTTGCATCGCAGTCTGATACTTGTGGAATATTTGATATACTCTCAATAAAAATTGGATCCTGACCAATGAGCTGTGAATGACCTGCTTTCTGTAAGATGTTTTTTCTAGCTAATGATTTTTTTTCACTGTTGACTTTATTTATCAACCACTTTATGCGGTAAACCACCTCAATCTCTCTCAAGGGGGTTGTGATAAAATCATCTGCAAATGGTATTGAACGGTTTTCAGCTAAGGTCTGATCTTCGCTGCCACATAGAACAACAATTCCAGGTACAGCTGCAAGATTATTTTCGTGGGAGAGTTCATTGTAACAATTTCGATCAATGACGTAAAAAAACAAATCAAATTGTTTTTCATTGAATGTATCCATATGTGATTGAGAACTCACAACGAATTGAATTTCACAATTAATATTCGAATCTAAAATGGAGCACAAATGTTTGGCAGTGTGGTCACTGCAGTCGTTCAAAACTAGAAAATTTATTTTCGGCATAGATTGTCGCAGTTTTTATCGCTTTCTTCTAACTCTTTGTATTTAAATGACTCAGACACGGAGGTGTCTTGAGAGGATTGGTAATAAGAAAATTTCTCGTTCATTATCCACTAGTCGGTTATGCCTCGAATGTATCCTATACGGTTGGATCATGTAGTCGTTAACTCAAAGTAGAATAGGCGAGGGTTGAGTGATTTGGCATTTTTATCCTTAATTATTGTAAACGAATATTTGTTTTGAAAATCCGGGTTTGTAACTGAGGCTTCAATCTAGCAATTCACATGCCAAAATAATAAATATTCTGTAAGTAATTATAAATATATAACTTATGAGACTGACAAAATATTTTTGATTATAGAAAGTGTGGTTATTACCCCTCAGAGCTTTATTGAAGTACTGGTTTAAATTCTTGTTATCCTTATGGTTAACAATGGGGTGAAAATCCCACAGTCACTATCTTTATCTGTCAATTCGTATTAAAGTAGAAGGAAAATATATTTTTGAAAAGTCAAGATTGATGTTTCAGGAAGGCCTTTCGGTTAAGGTTAAATTTTTTCATTAATTTACTAAAATCCCCTCGGTCTTTCTGCGCTTTATTAGCGGCACGGGATACGTTTCCGTTATAAGAAATAAGCAAACGTGTTAAATAATCCTTCTCAAATTGTTCTAACGCCATCCTCTTAGCTTTACTAAATGATAGTTCGTCATTAGTTATATTTGTGGATGGATCTTGGATGTGAATATTGTGAGGTGTAATGACAGAGCCTGGATTGAGTAGAATCGCTTGTTGAATGATGTTCTCGAGTTCCCGAATATTTCCAGGCCAATGATAAATCATAAGCTTTTGTAAGGCTGACGGGGAAAGTGATTTATGTTCCCGGTCGAATTCCTTAAGATATTTTTTTAAAAAAGAATTAGCTAATAAGGGGATGTCACTTGCTCTTTCTCGCAATGCTGGTAATTTTAAGGTAATTGTAAAACGGTAAAATAGATCCTCACGAAACAAGTTTTTTTTAATCTGCTGTTTTAGATCTGCATTTGTTGCTCCGATCACCCTGATATTGGCTTTGATATCTTTCGATTGGCCAAGCGGTCGATAGATCTTATCCTGAAGTAATCGAAGGATTTTACTCTGGGAATCCAGCGAAAGGCTATCGATTTCATCAAGAAATAATGTGCCCCCAGAAGCTTCAGCAATTAGACCATATTGATTGCTTTGGGCGTCGGTAAATGCTCCTTTTTTGTGGCCAAATAATTCATTTTCTATTAAATTCGTGGGAATTGCACCACAGTTAACCGGAATAAATGGTTTGTCAGACCTTTTACTGAGATAATGAATCGCTCGTGCACACACTTCTTTTCCCACACCTGTTTCACCTGCCAGCAAAATGGTTACATCACAATCTGCAACTTTGGGGATTTTTGATATTCTGTCCAGAAAAACTGGATCCTGGCCAATTAACCGTGAGATTCCTACTTTTTGTAGAATATTTTTCTTCGCTACTTCTCTCTCTTCACTGTTCACTGAACCAATAAAACGCATAACGCGGTAAATAATCTCAGTTTTTCTAAGAGGTGTAAAGATAAAATCATCAATTCCTGATATTAAAGACCAATCTCTTTTTGCTTTCGAATCTTTGGTGCAAATTACACCTATACTTGGAATAGATTTAAATGTGTTAACTAATGTAAAATTTTCATTATCCTTCTCATCTTTAATCCAAAAGTAAATATCAGGTTTGCTACTATTGTTAAATTCCTGTATTTGGTTTGGCTTCACTAATTGATTTTCACAGTCGAAATTGGATTGCAAGATGGAAATCAACATATCTGAAGTATTATGACTGCATGAATCTAGGATAAAAAACTTATTTTTTATCATAACAAATATTTATTTGATATCGATATGCGAGATTAATAAGCCAATACTCAATTCATTCCTAGGTAGAGTAGCGAAAAACTTCCGCCCTCCTAGTTTGCTATTTAATAACCAAACATTTTCTTTTTAATTTTTCTGTTAACAAAAAAGGCGCAATTAACAACTAACAGGGCAAGAATAATGCCAAATTGATATTTATCGTTATTTTAATTTCATATAGTCGGACTAAGTGGTTGATA
It encodes:
- a CDS encoding sigma-54-dependent Fis family transcriptional regulator, whose amino-acid sequence is MDTFNEKQFDLFFYVIDRNCYNELSHENNLAAVPGIVVLCGSEDQTLAENRSIPFADDFITTPLREIEVVYRIKWLINKVNSEKKSLARKNILQKAGHSQLIGQDPIFIESISNIPQVSDCDATILLTGETGVGKELCARAIHFLSNRSNQPFISVNCGAIPTSLIENELFGHRKGAFTSAHNNQNGIVAEAEGGTLFLDEIDSLPLEAQSKLLRLLQDKTYRPLGQTKDIKANIRVMGATNVDLRQHTQQNRFREDLFYRFTITLKLPALRERAGDIPLLAKCFLKKYQKNIGRRNKTLSLAALQKLMMYSWPGNIRELENIIQQAILLSPSPIIAPQNIEIQDFPFSIEKKELSFVEAKRIAVEKFERGYVTRLLLSHQCNLTQAAKKAKKDRGDFSRLVKKLNLNPKFKEPQLQ
- a CDS encoding sigma-54-dependent Fis family transcriptional regulator, with translation MKPNQIQEFNNSSKPDIYFWIKDEKDNENFTLVNTFKSIPSIGVICTKDSKAKRDWSLISGIDDFIFTPLRKTEIIYRVMRFIGSVNSEEREVAKKNILQKVGISRLIGQDPVFLDRISKIPKVADCDVTILLAGETGVGKEVCARAIHYLSKRSDKPFIPVNCGAIPTNLIENELFGHKKGAFTDAQSNQYGLIAEASGGTLFLDEIDSLSLDSQSKILRLLQDKIYRPLGQSKDIKANIRVIGATNADLKQQIKKNLFREDLFYRFTITLKLPALRERASDIPLLANSFLKKYLKEFDREHKSLSPSALQKLMIYHWPGNIRELENIIQQAILLNPGSVITPHNIHIQDPSTNITNDELSFSKAKRMALEQFEKDYLTRLLISYNGNVSRAANKAQKDRGDFSKLMKKFNLNRKAFLKHQS